One bacterium DNA window includes the following coding sequences:
- a CDS encoding ABC transporter ATP-binding protein: protein MIRIEQLWKCYDGQECGETSALRGLDLEVRQGEIVAIFGKSGSGKSTLLNLIAGLDSPTRGAIILEGRDIHDLPESGRTQLRRSRLGFVFQFFNLIPTLTALENVSLPLEMLGRDKARARITLEQVGLSGKEGRYPHELSGGEQQRVAIARAIVKDPALILADEPTGNLDTETGDQVLALLEGMVRNTGTTLILATHSERVSRISDRVLTMTDGRITGGPSARDLP from the coding sequence ATCATCCGCATCGAACAGCTCTGGAAGTGCTACGACGGCCAGGAGTGCGGGGAGACGTCGGCCCTCCGGGGACTCGACCTGGAGGTCCGGCAGGGGGAGATCGTTGCCATCTTCGGGAAGAGCGGCTCGGGAAAATCCACCCTCCTTAACCTCATCGCGGGACTGGACAGCCCCACCCGGGGGGCTATCATCCTCGAGGGCCGGGACATCCACGACCTGCCGGAATCCGGGCGCACGCAGCTGAGGCGCTCCCGCCTCGGCTTTGTTTTCCAGTTCTTCAACCTCATCCCCACCCTGACGGCCCTGGAGAACGTCTCCCTTCCCCTGGAGATGCTGGGCCGGGACAAGGCCCGCGCCCGCATCACACTGGAACAGGTGGGTCTTTCCGGGAAGGAGGGCCGGTACCCCCACGAACTTTCCGGGGGAGAGCAGCAGCGGGTCGCCATCGCCAGGGCCATCGTCAAGGACCCTGCCCTCATACTGGCCGACGAGCCCACGGGAAACCTGGACACCGAGACCGGGGATCAGGTCCTGGCCCTCCTCGAGGGGATGGTCCGGAACACAGGCACCACCCTCATCCTGGCCACCCACAGCGAGCGTGTTTCGCGGATCTCCGACCGCGTCCTGACCATGACTGACGGCCGCATCACCGGGGGCCCTTCTGCCCGGGACCTTCCGTGA